A window of the Euzebya pacifica genome harbors these coding sequences:
- a CDS encoding acyl-CoA dehydrogenase yields the protein MTHYKSNLRDMFFNLFEVNRVQDHLGTGPYEQMDADSAKDVLREVDRLAREDFAASFVAGDRTPLQLDAENGEVTLPKEINETLDAFFDNDWHLLYVPPHLGGYGASPSITWSASELLLGANASAMLYTAGPFFATILDSVCNDEQRTRFVEPMIEHKWGATMVLTEPEAGSDVGAGRAKAVDNGDGTWTITGNKRFITSGDFDWPDNVIHLVLARPEGAGPGTKGLSLYVVPKYWVNEDGSLGERNGVWVRAIEDKMGIKASATAELYFSDTDVPARGILVGEVHDGIAQMFRVIEYARMLVGTKAISTLSTGYLNALEYAKERVQGPDLKKAMDKTAPRVEIMRHPDVRRNLMMQKAHVEGMRALVMYTGWVQDQIAMARHNGDDEAAEGWEQMNDLLLPMVKGYGSEKSYELLAVALQVFGGSGFTRDVPLEQYIRDAKIDTLYEGTTGIQGMDLFFRKIGKDQGATLTRLLTEVQNFAKDGKPDDGLQAERQRLATALEDVQGMLGSLVQFLGEDLYKVGLSTTPFLMSLSEVVVGWLSLRGADVALTQLNSEDVSDADRDFYTGKVAAARWFAHNVLPQLSSRREIMAATSMEVMEVADAAF from the coding sequence ATGACGCACTACAAGAGCAACCTCCGCGACATGTTCTTCAACCTGTTCGAGGTCAACCGGGTCCAGGACCACCTGGGTACCGGCCCCTACGAGCAGATGGACGCCGACTCGGCCAAGGACGTGCTGCGCGAGGTCGACCGCCTGGCCCGCGAGGACTTCGCGGCCAGCTTCGTCGCGGGCGACCGCACGCCGCTGCAGCTCGACGCGGAGAACGGCGAGGTGACCCTCCCCAAGGAGATCAACGAGACCCTCGACGCCTTCTTCGACAACGACTGGCACCTGCTCTACGTGCCGCCCCACCTCGGTGGCTACGGCGCATCGCCGTCGATCACCTGGTCGGCCAGCGAGCTCCTGCTCGGCGCCAACGCCTCGGCGATGCTGTACACCGCCGGGCCGTTCTTCGCGACGATCCTCGACTCGGTCTGCAACGACGAGCAGCGCACCCGCTTCGTCGAGCCGATGATCGAGCACAAGTGGGGCGCCACGATGGTGCTCACCGAGCCCGAGGCGGGCTCCGACGTCGGTGCCGGTCGTGCCAAGGCCGTCGACAACGGCGACGGCACGTGGACCATCACGGGCAACAAGCGCTTCATCACCTCCGGTGACTTCGACTGGCCCGACAACGTCATCCACCTGGTCCTGGCGCGGCCCGAGGGTGCTGGCCCCGGCACCAAGGGCCTCAGCCTCTACGTCGTCCCCAAGTACTGGGTCAACGAGGACGGCTCCCTCGGCGAGCGCAACGGCGTCTGGGTCCGTGCCATCGAGGACAAGATGGGCATCAAGGCCTCGGCGACGGCGGAGCTGTACTTCTCCGACACCGACGTCCCGGCCCGCGGCATCCTCGTCGGCGAGGTGCACGACGGTATCGCCCAGATGTTCCGCGTCATCGAGTACGCCCGCATGCTGGTCGGCACCAAGGCCATCTCCACCCTCTCCACGGGTTACCTCAACGCCCTGGAGTACGCCAAGGAGCGCGTCCAGGGTCCGGACCTCAAGAAGGCCATGGACAAGACTGCCCCGCGCGTGGAGATCATGCGCCACCCCGATGTGCGCCGGAACCTGATGATGCAGAAGGCCCACGTCGAGGGCATGCGCGCCCTCGTCATGTACACCGGCTGGGTCCAGGACCAGATCGCCATGGCTCGCCACAACGGCGACGACGAGGCCGCGGAGGGCTGGGAGCAGATGAACGACCTGCTGCTGCCCATGGTCAAGGGCTACGGCTCGGAGAAGTCCTACGAGCTGCTGGCCGTCGCGCTGCAGGTCTTCGGTGGCTCCGGCTTCACCCGGGACGTGCCGCTGGAGCAGTACATCCGCGACGCCAAGATCGACACCCTCTACGAGGGCACGACCGGCATCCAGGGCATGGACCTGTTCTTCCGCAAGATCGGCAAGGACCAGGGCGCGACCCTGACCCGCCTGCTGACGGAGGTCCAGAACTTCGCCAAGGACGGCAAGCCCGACGACGGCCTGCAGGCCGAGCGCCAGCGCCTGGCGACGGCGCTCGAGGACGTGCAGGGCATGCTCGGCAGCCTCGTGCAGTTCCTCGGCGAGGACCTGTACAAGGTCGGCCTGTCCACCACGCCGTTCCTGATGAGCCTCTCGGAGGTCGTCGTCGGCTGGCTGTCGCTGCGCGGCGCCGATGTCGCGCTGACCCAGCTGAACAGCGAGGACGTCAGCGACGCCGATCGTGACTTCTACACCGGCAAGGTTGCTGCTGCCCGGTGGTTCGCCCACAACGTGCTGCCGCAGCTGAGCTCCCGTCGCGAGATCATGGCTGCCACGTCCATGGAGGTCATGGAGGTTGCTGACGCTGCCTTCTGA
- a CDS encoding SDR family oxidoreductase — translation MGAVRGRRARIEPVTIPEYDSVFRKKLFADQVALVTGGGTGIGRAIAHELAALGATVVVAARREEPLLETVAEITEAGGSADHVIVNIREADDVEAMVSAVVERHGRLDLLVNNAGGQFPSPAEHISPNGWRTVVDLNLNGTFLVTRAAFNAWMGEHGGSIVSVVADMWNGFPYMSHTGAARAAVANMTMSLAVEWGSRGVRVNAVAPGTIYSSGMSTYDEEFQRTAAQQSSRIPAGRVGTESEASAAVVFLLSRAAAFITGETLRVDGGGSLLKAPMVPVEAHRNMPTYEGFHLAREIPEEWLPQA, via the coding sequence ATGGGGGCAGTGCGGGGACGCCGTGCAAGGATCGAACCCGTGACCATTCCCGAGTACGACTCCGTGTTCCGCAAGAAGTTGTTCGCCGATCAGGTGGCGCTCGTCACCGGTGGTGGCACCGGCATCGGGAGGGCGATCGCCCACGAGCTGGCGGCCCTCGGCGCCACCGTCGTCGTCGCCGCGCGCCGCGAGGAGCCGCTGCTCGAGACGGTGGCCGAGATCACCGAGGCCGGCGGCTCGGCCGATCACGTGATCGTCAACATCCGCGAGGCCGACGACGTCGAGGCCATGGTGTCCGCCGTCGTCGAGCGACACGGTCGGCTCGACCTGCTGGTCAACAACGCCGGGGGGCAGTTCCCCTCACCCGCGGAGCACATCTCGCCCAACGGCTGGCGCACGGTCGTCGACCTCAACCTCAACGGCACGTTCCTCGTCACCCGAGCGGCGTTCAACGCCTGGATGGGGGAGCACGGCGGCTCGATCGTCTCCGTCGTGGCCGACATGTGGAACGGGTTCCCCTACATGTCCCACACCGGCGCCGCGCGTGCAGCGGTGGCGAACATGACGATGAGCCTGGCGGTGGAGTGGGGGTCGAGGGGGGTCCGGGTCAACGCGGTCGCCCCCGGCACCATCTACTCCAGCGGCATGTCCACCTACGACGAGGAGTTCCAGCGCACGGCGGCGCAGCAGTCCTCCCGCATCCCGGCGGGCCGTGTGGGAACGGAGTCGGAGGCCTCGGCGGCGGTGGTCTTCCTGCTCTCGCGCGCTGCGGCGTTCATCACCGGCGAGACCCTCCGCGTGGACGGCGGTGGATCGCTGCTCAAGGCTCCCATGGTTCCCGTGGAGGCACACCGCAACATGCCGACCTACGAGGGGTTCCACCTGGCACGCGAGATCCCGGAGGAGTGGCTGCCGCAGGCCTGA
- a CDS encoding dienelactone hydrolase family protein — MADRTPHQNVTFPSNGHEAHGYLTTPDNGSGPGLIVIQEWWGLTDHIADVCDRFARQGYVALAPDLYGGSITHDADEAGQMMQDLPEDRAATDLAGAVDHLLSLDAVTSERVGVVGFCMGGGFVIQLAAQQGDRIGAAVPFYGVLQSEPDFSAITAPVLGHYAETDDFAPPTKALEMGQAIRDAGGSAAINVYGGTNHAFFNDENRLGTHEPDAAAVAWARTLSFLSTHLGHQD; from the coding sequence ATGGCAGACCGCACCCCGCACCAGAACGTCACCTTTCCCTCCAACGGCCACGAGGCCCACGGGTACCTGACCACACCCGACAACGGCAGCGGTCCCGGCCTGATCGTGATCCAGGAGTGGTGGGGCCTGACCGACCACATCGCCGACGTGTGCGACCGGTTCGCCCGGCAGGGCTACGTGGCGCTGGCACCCGACCTGTACGGCGGTTCCATCACCCACGACGCCGACGAGGCCGGCCAGATGATGCAGGACCTTCCCGAGGACAGGGCGGCCACCGACCTGGCCGGTGCCGTCGACCACCTGCTGTCGCTGGACGCGGTCACCTCCGAGCGGGTCGGGGTCGTCGGTTTCTGCATGGGCGGCGGGTTCGTCATCCAGCTGGCAGCGCAGCAGGGCGATCGGATCGGCGCTGCCGTCCCGTTCTACGGCGTCCTGCAGTCCGAGCCGGACTTCTCCGCCATCACCGCCCCGGTCCTCGGCCACTACGCCGAGACCGACGACTTCGCGCCGCCCACGAAGGCGCTGGAGATGGGGCAGGCGATCCGTGATGCGGGCGGGTCAGCTGCGATCAACGTCTACGGCGGCACCAACCACGCGTTCTTCAACGACGAGAACCGCCTCGGTACCCACGAGCCCGACGCTGCAGCGGTCGCCTGGGCACGAACCCTGTCGTTCCTCAGCACCCACCTGGGTCACCAGGACTGA
- the infA gene encoding translation initiation factor IF-1 has product MDEETRAKREARSGNTKEDALEMEGVIEEALPNTMFRVKLDNGHSILGHISGKMRKHYIRILPGDRVTVEVSPYDLTRGRITYRYK; this is encoded by the coding sequence ATCGACGAGGAGACCCGCGCAAAGCGCGAGGCTCGCTCGGGCAACACGAAGGAAGACGCGCTCGAGATGGAGGGCGTCATCGAGGAAGCCCTTCCCAACACCATGTTCCGCGTGAAGCTGGACAACGGGCATTCGATCCTCGGTCACATCTCCGGAAAGATGCGCAAGCACTACATCCGGATCCTCCCGGGCGACCGGGTCACCGTCGAGGTCTCCCCCTACGACCTGACTCGCGGCCGGATCACCTACCGGTACAAGTAG
- the mscL gene encoding large conductance mechanosensitive channel protein MscL, which produces MKEFKEFLMKGNVIDLAVAVVIGAAFAAIISALVEGIINPIIAAIVGQPDITEVTTSIGSAELLTGQVIGAIINFVLVGLVLFLLVKAANKAMDARKKEPEEVEVVADPEEILLLREIRDSLSTRA; this is translated from the coding sequence GTGAAGGAGTTCAAGGAGTTCCTCATGAAGGGGAACGTCATCGACCTTGCGGTCGCCGTCGTCATCGGCGCGGCGTTCGCGGCGATCATCAGCGCCCTGGTGGAGGGGATCATCAACCCGATTATCGCCGCCATCGTGGGCCAACCGGACATCACCGAGGTGACCACGAGCATCGGCAGCGCTGAGCTGCTCACCGGTCAGGTCATCGGCGCGATCATCAACTTCGTGCTGGTCGGCCTGGTGCTGTTCCTGCTCGTCAAGGCCGCGAACAAGGCGATGGACGCCCGCAAGAAGGAGCCCGAGGAGGTCGAGGTGGTGGCCGACCCCGAGGAGATCCTGTTGCTTCGCGAGATCCGCGATTCGCTGTCCACCCGGGCCTAG
- a CDS encoding L-threonylcarbamoyladenylate synthase: protein MTASLLAIPDDLPDGDLRALLASPAAALRDGGLVAFPTETVYGLGADALSTRAVERIFHAKGRPSDNPLIVHLADASWMDRVAVVTPLARALAERFWPGPLTLVLARRDRVPEATAAGLDSVAVRVPASRVARLLIDTAGTPVAAPSANRSGRPSPTTAAHVATDLGEDLDWIIDGGPCEIGIESTVVDARGDAPVVLREGSVTREMLGDRGAIGDPSRSPGTRHAHYQPRAAVRIAPVGRGQEVAADVASTGARVGLVTGDAIGVPSAVTLLAAPVDDDAMARELYAALRRADDLGLDVVVVEAVTDTGVGRAVMDRLRRAGTPNDPAAAGSSRGASRPQAGGTPER from the coding sequence GTGACCGCAAGCCTTCTCGCCATCCCCGACGACCTGCCCGACGGTGACCTCCGGGCACTGCTGGCCTCGCCGGCGGCGGCCCTTCGCGACGGCGGGCTCGTGGCGTTCCCCACCGAAACCGTCTACGGGCTGGGGGCCGACGCGCTGTCGACCCGGGCGGTCGAGCGCATCTTCCACGCCAAGGGGCGACCGTCGGACAACCCGCTGATCGTCCACCTCGCCGACGCATCGTGGATGGACCGGGTTGCCGTGGTCACCCCGCTGGCCCGAGCGCTGGCCGAACGGTTCTGGCCCGGCCCGCTGACGCTGGTGCTGGCCCGCCGCGACCGCGTGCCCGAGGCGACCGCCGCCGGGCTCGACAGCGTCGCGGTTCGTGTGCCCGCATCGAGGGTCGCACGGCTGCTGATCGACACCGCCGGCACGCCGGTCGCCGCACCGAGCGCCAACCGGTCCGGCCGCCCCTCCCCCACAACCGCCGCCCACGTCGCCACCGACCTCGGTGAGGACCTGGACTGGATCATCGACGGCGGCCCGTGCGAGATCGGGATCGAGTCGACGGTGGTCGATGCTCGCGGTGACGCCCCGGTCGTGCTGCGAGAGGGGTCGGTGACCCGCGAGATGCTGGGCGACCGCGGCGCCATCGGTGACCCGTCCCGCTCCCCCGGCACCCGCCACGCCCACTACCAGCCACGGGCGGCCGTGCGGATCGCGCCGGTGGGTCGCGGTCAGGAGGTCGCTGCGGACGTGGCCTCCACTGGTGCACGCGTGGGCCTGGTGACCGGCGACGCGATCGGCGTGCCGTCCGCCGTGACGTTGCTCGCGGCGCCCGTCGACGACGACGCGATGGCCCGTGAGCTGTACGCCGCCCTGCGGCGCGCCGACGACCTCGGCCTCGACGTCGTCGTCGTCGAGGCCGTGACCGACACCGGCGTCGGCCGAGCCGTCATGGACAGGCTGCGCCGGGCCGGAACGCCGAACGACCCCGCCGCAGCGGGGTCGTCTCGTGGGGCCAGCCGGCCCCAAGCGGGGGGAACGCCCGAGCGCTAG
- the cobS gene encoding adenosylcobinamide-GDP ribazoletransferase — protein sequence MIAHRPAMMATPVHPRLFLVALQLLTRLPVGDPMESDRDVADSVAWYAVVGALVGGLSGFVWWMAALALPTRAAAVLAVGATVMLTGALHEDGLADTADGLFGGRTPTDRLRIMKDSATGAYGVLALVLIVLLRVNLLAALSPVAGAAALVVAGSLSRGVTAIAMLNAVPARRDGSGAVLLDHLRPGPAIAAGVTAVVATSLFAGLEAIPVVLAAGAAAFAVRVSAVRRLGGLTGDTIGAMILLSDAAVLSLLVALEVGAGL from the coding sequence ATGATCGCCCACCGACCGGCGATGATGGCCACACCCGTGCACCCACGCCTGTTCCTCGTCGCCCTCCAGCTGCTCACCCGGCTGCCCGTCGGCGACCCCATGGAGTCGGATCGGGACGTCGCCGACAGCGTGGCCTGGTACGCCGTGGTGGGCGCACTCGTCGGCGGCCTGTCGGGCTTCGTCTGGTGGATGGCAGCGCTAGCGCTGCCGACCCGGGCCGCCGCGGTCCTCGCGGTCGGGGCCACCGTGATGTTGACCGGCGCCCTGCACGAGGACGGCCTTGCCGACACCGCCGACGGGCTGTTCGGTGGTCGCACGCCCACTGACCGGTTGCGGATCATGAAGGACTCCGCGACCGGCGCCTACGGCGTCCTGGCGCTGGTCCTGATCGTCCTCCTGCGCGTCAACCTGCTGGCGGCGCTCAGTCCCGTGGCGGGGGCGGCGGCCCTGGTGGTGGCGGGAAGCCTGAGCCGTGGCGTCACCGCCATCGCCATGCTCAACGCCGTGCCCGCACGACGCGACGGCTCCGGTGCGGTCCTGCTGGACCACCTTCGTCCCGGCCCGGCGATCGCCGCCGGGGTGACCGCGGTGGTCGCGACGAGCCTGTTCGCCGGACTCGAAGCGATCCCGGTGGTGCTCGCGGCAGGGGCGGCGGCGTTCGCGGTCAGGGTCAGCGCGGTTCGACGACTCGGTGGCCTGACCGGCGACACCATCGGCGCGATGATCCTGCTGTCGGATGCGGCCGTGCTGTCCCTGCTGGTCGCCCTCGAGGTGGGCGCAGGCCTCTGA
- a CDS encoding sugar transferase, with product MLVHPDNSPSGSSADVIDGHAVDVDVQPASAAGHADPDVVAVVAAPRVVSEEEKATIARLQAQVDGTDRPDGTYVKVIKPALDRFAGGVLLLLTLPLLLAGMLAVRVTMGKGVIFRQERIGLDGRRFTVLKLRTMGHDRRSTSQKDLEALAEGRWDGIERRQTHKTDADPRHTGVGRTLRKLSIDELPQLINVVRGDMSLVGPRPELPVVINRHYEPWMHRRHAVKPGVTGLWQISMRGEGDMHEHVDVDLDYVDRVSLREDLRILFATPFAALGAHKGV from the coding sequence ATGCTCGTCCACCCCGACAACAGCCCGAGCGGTTCGTCCGCTGACGTCATCGATGGCCACGCCGTCGATGTCGACGTGCAGCCTGCCTCCGCCGCCGGCCACGCCGACCCCGACGTGGTTGCGGTCGTGGCTGCGCCCCGCGTGGTGTCGGAGGAGGAGAAGGCCACGATTGCGCGGCTGCAGGCGCAGGTCGACGGCACCGACCGGCCCGATGGCACGTACGTGAAGGTCATCAAGCCGGCGCTCGACCGGTTCGCCGGCGGCGTCCTCCTCCTGCTGACCCTCCCCCTCCTCCTGGCCGGGATGCTGGCCGTCCGGGTGACGATGGGCAAGGGCGTGATCTTCCGCCAGGAACGCATCGGGCTGGACGGCCGACGTTTCACCGTCCTGAAGCTGCGGACCATGGGCCACGATCGCCGGTCGACCAGCCAGAAGGACCTCGAGGCTCTGGCCGAGGGTCGCTGGGACGGCATCGAACGTCGCCAGACCCACAAGACCGACGCCGACCCCCGACACACCGGGGTCGGGCGCACCCTCCGCAAGCTGTCCATCGACGAGCTGCCGCAGCTGATCAACGTCGTCCGCGGCGACATGAGCCTGGTCGGACCCCGCCCGGAGCTGCCGGTCGTGATCAACCGCCACTACGAACCGTGGATGCACCGCCGCCACGCCGTCAAGCCGGGCGTGACCGGCCTGTGGCAGATCTCCATGCGTGGTGAGGGCGACATGCACGAGCACGTCGACGTCGACCTCGACTACGTCGACCGCGTGAGCCTCCGCGAGGACCTCCGCATCCTGTTCGCGACGCCGTTCGCCGCCCTGGGCGCGCACAAGGGCGTCTGA